DNA sequence from the Myxococcales bacterium genome:
CGCTCCGAGGCTTTGCGCGCCGATCAGCTCACGAAGGAAACGCCACCGGAGAAGCTGCCGCCCTTCCACGGCGTCCCCTGCACCATCAAGGAATGCTTCGCTTTCGTCGGCATGCCCAACGCCTCGGGAATCGTCAACCGGAAAAACGTCCATCCCGAGCGCGACGCCACCGCCGTGGCGCGCCTGCGCGCGGCCGGCGCAATTCCTCTCGGGGTGACCAACACCTCCGAAGGCTGCATGTGGATGGAAAGCCACAATTACGTCTACGGCCGCACCAACAACCCCTACAATCCGAAACGAATCGTCGGCGGCAGTTCGGGCGGCGAAGGCGCGATCATCGCCGCGGGCGGCTCGCCGTTCGGGCTGGGTTCGGACATCGGCGGGTCCATCCGCATGCCCGCTTTTTTCAACGGGGTCTTCGGCCACAAGGCGTCGGGCGGCCTGGTGCCGGGCACCGGACAATATCCGTACGCGGCCAACGAAGCTTTGCGCTACCTGACGACCGGCCCGCTGGCCCGGCGCGCCGAGGACCTCTGGCCGCTGCTGAACATTCTGGCCGGACCGGACGGCGAGGACGCGGGTTGCCGGCCGTTGCAACTGGGCGATCCGGCGAAGGTCGAGATCGGCAAATTGACGGTGACGGTGATCGAGGGCAACGGCGCCAACGCGGTATCGCGTGACATGCTCAATGCGCTGCACAAGGCCGCGGGGGCGCTCGAACGGTTGGGCGCGAAAATCAAAACGGCCCAACCGGCCGAGTTGCGCTATTCGCGCGACATCTGGACGGCGATGCTGGCCGAAGCCGGCAGTCCGTCGTTCAGCGAGGTCATCGGCGGCGGCCGGCCGATCGCCGCGTGGAAAGAGCTGGGGAAGTGGACCGTGCGCCGTTCGCCGCACACGCTGCCGGCCATCCTGCTCGCGGTGCTCGAGCAAGCGCCGAAGAAAATGCCGGAACGCACCAAGCGGTTTTACGAAATGGGCTTGCGGTTGCGCGAGCAACTGAGCGAACTCATCGGCGCCGACGGGCTGGTCCTTTATCCTTCCTATCCGACGGTCGCGCCGCCGCATCTGGTCCCGATGCTTTCGCCGTTCAAATGGGTGTACACCGCCATCTGGAACGTGATGGAATTTCCAATGACCCAGGTGCCGTTGGGCCTGAACGACGAGGGGCTGCCGGTCGGCGTCCAGGTCGGCGCCCGGCACGGCAACGATCACCTGACGATCGCCGCCGCGCTGGAACTGGAAAAGGCTTACGGTGGCTGGACGCCGCCGCCCCGCTTCGCCTGATCGCCGGGAAGTTCTTTCGCGCCGCTTACAACTCGACCTTCACCGGCGGCACGTTCCAACCGTCGATTTCCAGCGCCAGCGCGCCCTCCCCGGCGTCCCGGGCGCGGAACGAGGCGGTCAGTTCGCGCGTCTCGCCGGGCAACAGCGACACGTAGTTGTCGGACCAGAGAATCGGCAGCACCAGGTCGCCGCCGGCCTCGCGCCGCAGCCGCGCCTCGACGAAAAACGCCAGCGACGGGCCGGGATTGGTCAGGCGAACGCGCACCGTTTCTGCCGCCGTACGCTTTGCCTCGACCGTCAACTTCGCCGGCAGCAGATTCGCCAACAGCGTCAGGTCGTCCTCGCGTTCCGTGGGCGTAAAGCGAAACACCGCCTTGTCCCATTTCAGCCGCGCGGTCCGGGTGGAAAGCCAATAAAAATTCTCGCTGACCGGCCGGCCGTCCTCCGCGAACAAATCGAGGCGGACGAAATACGTCGTGGTGAGGTCGCGCGGCTCCGGCAGGAAAAACGCGCGGACGACGCCGTCGGCTTCGACGGCCACCGTTTTTTCCTCGCGATGCTTTTCCTTCATCGTCAGATCGAACACGCGGGCCAGCACTCTCAGGCTGGCGAAATCCCGGT
Encoded proteins:
- a CDS encoding amidase produces the protein MSRFHSLSGSTLAAMIRLGKATSEEIVEAHIQRIQEANPVINAVVADRFAAARSEALRADQLTKETPPEKLPPFHGVPCTIKECFAFVGMPNASGIVNRKNVHPERDATAVARLRAAGAIPLGVTNTSEGCMWMESHNYVYGRTNNPYNPKRIVGGSSGGEGAIIAAGGSPFGLGSDIGGSIRMPAFFNGVFGHKASGGLVPGTGQYPYAANEALRYLTTGPLARRAEDLWPLLNILAGPDGEDAGCRPLQLGDPAKVEIGKLTVTVIEGNGANAVSRDMLNALHKAAGALERLGAKIKTAQPAELRYSRDIWTAMLAEAGSPSFSEVIGGGRPIAAWKELGKWTVRRSPHTLPAILLAVLEQAPKKMPERTKRFYEMGLRLREQLSELIGADGLVLYPSYPTVAPPHLVPMLSPFKWVYTAIWNVMEFPMTQVPLGLNDEGLPVGVQVGARHGNDHLTIAAALELEKAYGGWTPPPRFA